In Gordonia sp. SL306, the genomic window CGTCGCGCGACAGGGACGGTGTCGGCAGGGCCCCGCCGACGATGTCCTCGACAATCACCGACGCCGTCTCCTGTCCGCAGAACCGGTTGGTTCCGATACCGCCTGACGCACCGCGCTTGAGCCAGCCCGCGACATACTGCCCGGGCAAGTGCTCGCCCTCCGTATTGACGACGCGACCGGCATGATTGGGCACGGTACCGGTCGCCTCGTCGAACGGCAGCCCGTCGACGACTTGGCCACGGTAGCCGATCGATCTGATGACCAGGCCGGTGGAGAGCTCGCTCGTCTCGTCGGTCGGGCACACCCGGCCCTGCGCGTCGTAGCCGTTGCGGACGACGCGTACACCGGTGACCGTCGAGTCGCCGAGGACCTCGGTCGGTGCACTCAGGTACCGGAACACGACTCGTCGGTCGGCTGAGTGGGTGCCGTTCGCCGCGTACTCGCGGGCGAGCCGAACCTTCGATCCGATCGTGGTGTCGACGGTTCCGTCGTCGAGTTGGGCGGCGATCTGCGGCGACACCGTCAGGTCGTCGTCGTCGACGACGACGTCGACCCCGTCGACGAGGCCGATCGACAGGAACTCCGAGTTCGTGTAGGCACCGTCGGCGATGCTGCGCCGGCCGAGAATCACGACCTCGCGGATCGACGACGCCCGCAGCGCCTCCAGCGCGTGCTGCGCGATGTCGGTCGAGGCGAGCTCGTCGGGATCAGTGAGCAGGATGCGCGCCACGTCGAGTGCCACGTTGCCGTTGCCGACGATCACTGCACGGTGCGACGACAGGTCGTATACGTCGTCGGCGTGATCGGGATGCCCGTTATACCACGCGACGAACTCGGTGGCCGCTACCGAGCCGGGCAGATCCTCGCCGGCTATCCCCAGCTTCTTGTCGGTCGACGCCCCGCTCGCGTGCAGCACCGCGTGATAGCGGTCGGCGAGCTCGTCGAGCATGATGTCGCGACCGACGGTCACGTCGAGTCGGTACTGGAAGTTCTTCTTCCGCTCGGTCGAGGCGAAGGTTCGCTCCACCGCCTTGGTCGCCGCGTGGTCGGGCGCCACACCCGCGCGCACGAGACCGTACGGCGTCGGCAGCCGGTCATACATGTCTACCTGCACCGATCCGAACCTGACGAGTTCTTCGGCCGCGTAGAACGCGGCCGGACCGGCTCCCACGACGGCGATATACACGTCGCCGTCGGGGAGTTTCGGGACCCGCCTCAATGGTGCCTCGCCCGCCTCACCATCGTGGTCGAGGTAATAGTCGGCGTTCAATCGGAGGTACGGCTCGTCCTCGTCGGCGAGTTCGCCGTCCGGGAAGATCGCACCGACCGGACACGCGTCGACGCAAGCACCGCAGTCGATGCAACTCTCCGGGTCGATGTAGAGCATCTCGGCCGTGCGGAACTCGGGCTCTTCGGGCGTCGGATGAATACAGTTCACCGGGCAGACGCTGACGCAGCTAGCGTCGTTGCAGCACGGTCGCGTGATCACGAACGCCACGGATCAGCGTCCCTTCCACTGCGGCGCGCGCTTCTCGCGGAACGCGGTGGCCCCCTCTTTGGCGTCATCCGACGAACGGATCGGCTCGTAGATCTCCCACATCCGCTCGAAACGCTCGTCGTTGTCCCAGTCGCGCGCCTTGGTCCAGATCTCCTTGGTGCCGCGGACCGCGAGTGGACCGTTCTTGGCGATGCGCTGCGCCAGGTCGATGGCGGTGGCCAGCGCGTCGCCCTTCGGCGTGAGGCGGTTGATCAGTCCGGCATTGCGCGCCTGCTCGGCGTTGACGAAATCACCGGTCAGGGCCCATTCGAGACCGAGTGCGTACGGCACCCGCTCGGGCAGCCGGAGCAGTCCCCCACCACCGGCGAGTAGACCGCGCTTGACCTCCGGCAGACCGAAGACAGCCGTCTCGGAAGCGACGACGAGGTCGCACGCCAGGACGATCTCGAACCCGCCTGCGATCGCGTGGCCTTCGACGGCAGCGATGACCGGCTTGGCCGGCGGGGTCTGCGCGATGCCCGCGAAGCCACGCCCCTCGATGGACGGACGTTCGCCTGCGAGGAATGCCTTGAGATCCATGCCGGTACAGAACGTGCCACCCGCACCGGTCAGGACGCCCGCGGTGAGTTCGGGCGTCGCGTCGAGCTGGTCCATCGCGTCGGCGATCGCCTGCGCGGTAACCGTGTTGATCGCGTTTCGAACATCGGGGCGGTCGATGGTGACGACGAGGACGCCGCCTCGCACCTCGGTATGAACGGTCACTTCGGTGCCATCCTGATCGCGCCGTCGAGACGGATGACCTCACCGTTGAGCATCCCGTTGTCGATGATCGCCAAGGCGAGCCGGGCGTATTCGTCGGGATCACCGAGACGGGCCGGGTTCGGGATCTGGGCGGCGAGTCCGTCGCGGATCTCTGGGGAGAAGCGCGACAGGATCGGAGTGTCGAAGACCCCAGGGGCAATCGAGTTGACACGCACCAGTTTGCGCGCAAGGTCGCGCGCGGCCACCAGCGTCATCCCGACGACGCCTGCCTTCGCCGAGGCGTAGGGGATCTGGCCGATCTGGCCTTCCCACGCGGCAACCGACGCGGTCATGATGACGACGCCGCGCTCACCGTCGACCACCTCGTTGGTGACCATCCGGGCCGCTGCCAACCGAAGCACGTTGAAGCTGCCGATGAGGTTGGTGGTGATGAGCGACGTGTACATGTCGAGCGATCCTGGCTGGCCGTCCCGTTCGACGACGCGGACGGTGCCGCCGCGCCCGGCGCAATGCACCACAGTGCGCAGCGGGGCCTTGGCCACGGCGAGGTCGAGGGCGGCGTCGACGGCCGTCGGGTCGGCGACGTCGGCAGGTCCGAACTGGACCAGTTCGCCGAGATCGGCCGCAACGTCGGCGCCCGCCGACGTCGGCAGGTCGACGATCACGACGTGGACGCCCTGTTCGACGAGTCGTTTCACGGTTGCCAGGCCGAGGCCGGACGCGCCGCCGGTCACGATGGCGGATGTGTTGGTCAGTTGCATGTCGGTGTTCCTTTCCTGGGGAGGGTGCTCAGACGAGGGACTCGACGATGGTGGCGTTCGCCATCCCGCCTGCCTCGCACATGGTCTGCAGGCCGTAGCGGCCGCCGGTGGCGGCGAGGTGGTTGATCATGGTGGTCATGATGCGGGCGCCGGACGCGCCGAGCGGGTGACCGAGCGCGACCGCGCCACCCACCGGGTTGAGCTTGTCGTCGGGTACCCCGAGTTCGGCTGCAACGGCGAGCGGGACCGATGCGAAGGCCTCGTTGACCTCGAATGACGCGATGTCACCGACGGACAGGCCCGCCTTGGCGAGCGCCTTGCGCGACGCCGGTATCGGTGCGGTGAGCATGAGCATCGGATCGTCGCCGATGACCGCCGAGGCCACGATGCGGGCGATCGGTTTCAGCTTGAGCGCCGCAGCCTTCTGCTCGCTCATGATCAGCAGGGCCGACGCACCGTCGGTGATCTGCGAGGCGTTGCCCGCGGTGACCTTCCAGTCGATATGCCCGAAACGTTCCCGGTTGGCGTCGTTGCCGAAGACCGCGCGCAGCTCACCGAGTTTCGCCGCGGTGGTCCCGGCGCGGATCGATTCGTCCCGGTCGACGGACCCGGCCTCGGTGTGCACACCGATGATCTCGTTGTCGAAGGCGCCGCGGGCCACGGCAGCGGCGGCGCGTTCGTGTGACCGCGCCGAGTATTCGTCGAGCGCGGTGCGCGAGATGTTCCACTTGTCGGCGACGAGTTCCGCGGCGACACCCTGACTGACGAGCGCCCCGAACCGACTCTGCACTTCGGGACCGAACGGATCCGCGTCACCGCGCGCACTGCCCATCGGGACGCGGCTCATCGATTCGACGCCGCCCGCGATGACCATGTCGTACGTGCCGGCCATGACGCCCTGCACCCCGAAATCGACCGCCTGCTGGCCGGAACCGCATTTGCGCTCGATCGTCACCGACGGGACGTGCACGGGGAAACCCGCGGACAGCGCCGCCATCCGCCCCGGCGTCGCCGATTGCTCGAGGTTCTGTCCGACGCAACCGACCAGGATGTCCTCGACCTCGCCCGGCTCGATGCCGGTGCGGGTCACGAGCGCGCTCAGCACGCCCGCGAGCAGGTCGACGGGGTGGACGCCGGCCAGGGCTCCGCCCGCACGCCCCTTCCCCATCGGGGTGCGGACCGCGTCGACGATGACCGCGTTTGGCATTTCGATCTCCTTGTCGGTCGGCGTGCTCGACAACGCCCAACATTGATGATTATGTTTACCACAATTTAGGCGAGCGGAGTCACATCCGCCGACCGCCAGGTCCCGACGCCACTCCAAGAATGAGATCCAGATCATATTTATGATAATCCTTGTACTGGATTAACTCTCGCCCGAACTTTCCCGAGGAGGTGGCCGATGAACACGCGCCCAACCGTCGTCGCGACCGGCGCGGCCGAAAGCATCGGCGTCACGATCGAATTCCGGGACGGACCGACCACCATCCGCATCAACGCGATCGCTCCGGGCTCGGGACCGAGCCGTCGCAGGACTTCACACGCCGCGGGATCATCCACGAACA contains:
- a CDS encoding FAD-dependent oxidoreductase is translated as MAFVITRPCCNDASCVSVCPVNCIHPTPEEPEFRTAEMLYIDPESCIDCGACVDACPVGAIFPDGELADEDEPYLRLNADYYLDHDGEAGEAPLRRVPKLPDGDVYIAVVGAGPAAFYAAEELVRFGSVQVDMYDRLPTPYGLVRAGVAPDHAATKAVERTFASTERKKNFQYRLDVTVGRDIMLDELADRYHAVLHASGASTDKKLGIAGEDLPGSVAATEFVAWYNGHPDHADDVYDLSSHRAVIVGNGNVALDVARILLTDPDELASTDIAQHALEALRASSIREVVILGRRSIADGAYTNSEFLSIGLVDGVDVVVDDDDLTVSPQIAAQLDDGTVDTTIGSKVRLAREYAANGTHSADRRVVFRYLSAPTEVLGDSTVTGVRVVRNGYDAQGRVCPTDETSELSTGLVIRSIGYRGQVVDGLPFDEATGTVPNHAGRVVNTEGEHLPGQYVAGWLKRGASGGIGTNRFCGQETASVIVEDIVGGALPTPSLSRDDVVAMLASRGVLPIDGGGWSNIDKAERTASRAVGSVRRKIVTIAKLREAAAGPIPG
- a CDS encoding crotonase/enoyl-CoA hydratase family protein; protein product: MTVHTEVRGGVLVVTIDRPDVRNAINTVTAQAIADAMDQLDATPELTAGVLTGAGGTFCTGMDLKAFLAGERPSIEGRGFAGIAQTPPAKPVIAAVEGHAIAGGFEIVLACDLVVASETAVFGLPEVKRGLLAGGGGLLRLPERVPYALGLEWALTGDFVNAEQARNAGLINRLTPKGDALATAIDLAQRIAKNGPLAVRGTKEIWTKARDWDNDERFERMWEIYEPIRSSDDAKEGATAFREKRAPQWKGR
- a CDS encoding SDR family NAD(P)-dependent oxidoreductase, with amino-acid sequence MQLTNTSAIVTGGASGLGLATVKRLVEQGVHVVIVDLPTSAGADVAADLGELVQFGPADVADPTAVDAALDLAVAKAPLRTVVHCAGRGGTVRVVERDGQPGSLDMYTSLITTNLIGSFNVLRLAAARMVTNEVVDGERGVVIMTASVAAWEGQIGQIPYASAKAGVVGMTLVAARDLARKLVRVNSIAPGVFDTPILSRFSPEIRDGLAAQIPNPARLGDPDEYARLALAIIDNGMLNGEVIRLDGAIRMAPK
- a CDS encoding thiolase family protein; this translates as MPNAVIVDAVRTPMGKGRAGGALAGVHPVDLLAGVLSALVTRTGIEPGEVEDILVGCVGQNLEQSATPGRMAALSAGFPVHVPSVTIERKCGSGQQAVDFGVQGVMAGTYDMVIAGGVESMSRVPMGSARGDADPFGPEVQSRFGALVSQGVAAELVADKWNISRTALDEYSARSHERAAAAVARGAFDNEIIGVHTEAGSVDRDESIRAGTTAAKLGELRAVFGNDANRERFGHIDWKVTAGNASQITDGASALLIMSEQKAAALKLKPIARIVASAVIGDDPMLMLTAPIPASRKALAKAGLSVGDIASFEVNEAFASVPLAVAAELGVPDDKLNPVGGAVALGHPLGASGARIMTTMINHLAATGGRYGLQTMCEAGGMANATIVESLV